The proteins below are encoded in one region of Oncorhynchus clarkii lewisi isolate Uvic-CL-2024 chromosome 33, UVic_Ocla_1.0, whole genome shotgun sequence:
- the LOC139392898 gene encoding uncharacterized protein: MPTSRLAFDPITMDVRVKANPNLHFGVNGGHDGADRSSHSKPFEDKALHFLSQEEQDCILFFEETIDSLLTTPAVDELDGPGPPVRASAPSLSPVPPLSALDRPTKDQDIIDLVRPAQTDLVHPTHAPFNPPVPDFTQNMVMNNPERHFENKPRREVMENFPTEYNLPLPGKDSAPYGHALYQPVGSVPTPVRIAQKIAEHQGSVGNTNILSSSLLPNCRRSLNLETLERPPTHPDYPIKQDPTTSAKPTHYPNNISMIMGSNQHHSHSLASVNLQDRKSQMLANLSGTIHPVEAEELHGLQKAHVNLPTRSVSFKDPTPNKSRMEALSKLGLNRNSSTNTKPTAAPIPVATSTPVPMPTPTLTPVTKPDVARQAKTLPPATVNTSHASIHDNKPASPSPEVSSKDFNSYGGKTIVVNPSKAAAPSTSCHGSKAHPVTSHSDFNPYGGKTKVMKPAPVTTTRADLTQPDIESRDVPPPASTPARVMPPPASTSTPARVMPPPASTPARVMPPPASTPARVMPPPASTPARVMPPPASTPARVMPPPASTPARVMPPPASTPARVMPPPASTPARVMPPPASTPARVMPPPASTPTPARVMPSPASTSTPTKRMPPPTSPSIPTKGETMSYEVKSYGGKTRMVTPSHTTPSPVSTPDILTHTPVRSPSKALAPVPSPASRPFRYSTPPSANRVVASPTSPESRPKSISKPSFRSQGITVQFSGRGVTDESRREALRKLGLLKDTF; the protein is encoded by the exons ATGCCCACGAGTCGCCTGGCATTTGACCCGATAACCATGGACGTCCGAGTGAAGGCCAATCCGAACCTCCACTTCGGGGTCAACGGGGGTCACGACGGCGCTGATAGAAGCTCCCACAGTAAACCATTT GAGGATAAGGCGCTGCATTTCTTAAGCCAGGAGGAGCAGGATTGTATCTTGTTCTTTGAGGAGACCATCGACTCCCTTCTGACTACCCCAGCAGTAGATGAGCTTGATGGACCAGGACCCCCCGTCCGGGCGTCcgcccccagcctcagccccgTACCACCCCTCTCAGCCTTGGACAGGCCCACCAAGGACCAGGACATCATAGACCTGGTTCGCCCAGCACAGACTGATCTGGTCCACCCCACACATGCACCATTCAACCCCCCCGTGccag ATTTCACCCAGAATATGGTAATGAACAACCCTGAGAGGCATTTTGAGAACAAGCCGAGGCGTGAGGTGATGGAAAACTTCCCTACAGAGTACAACCTGCCCCTCCCTGGCAAGGACAGTGCCCCCTATGGCCACGCCCTGTACCAGCCTGTAGGCTCCGTCCCCACCCCCGTCCGCATCGCCCAGAAGATTGCAGAGCACCAGGGGAGTGTGGGGAACACCaacatcctctcttcctccctcctgccCAACTGCCGTAGGAGCCTCAATTTAGAGACCTTAGAGagaccacccacccacccagatTATCCAATCAAACAGGACCCGACCACCTCAGCCAAGCCCACCCATTACCCCAACAACATCAGCATGATAATGGGCAGCAACCAGCACCACAGCCATTCGCTGGCCAGTGTGAACCTCCAGGACAGGAAGTCTCAAATGCTGGCTAACCTATCAGGGACAATCCACCCTGTGGAGGCGGAGGAGCTCCATGGGCTGCAGAAGGCCCATGTAAACCTTCCCACCCGGAGTGTGTCTTTCAAGGATCCCACTCCAAATAAGTCCCGGATGGAGGCACTGTCCAAACTGGGCTTGAACCGAAACAGCAGCACAAACACCAAACCCACTGCTGCCCCGATTCCGGTTGCCACCTCTACACCCGTTCCTATGCCTACCCCTACACTGACACCCGTGACTAAACCAGATGTGGCCAGACAGGCAAAGACCTTGCCACCAGCAACAGTCAACACCTCTCATGCAAGTATCCATGACAACAAGCCTGCTTCTCCGTCGCCCGAAGTCTCGTCCAAGGACTTTAACAGCTATGGCGGGAAGACCATCGTGGTGAACCCCTCTAAGGCTGCTGCTCCCTCCACCAGTTGCCATGGCAGTAAGGCCCATCCAGTGACCTCTCACAGTGACTTCAACCCTTACGGGGGTAAGACTAAGGTAATGAAACCTGCTCCTGTTACCACAACCAGGGCTGACCTAACCCAACCAGACATTGAGAGCAGGGACGTGCCTCCTCCAGCCTCCACCCCAGCCAGAGTGATGCCTCCCCcagcctccacctccaccccagccaGAGTGATGCCTCCCCCAGCCTCCACCCCAGCCAGAGTGATGCCTCCCCCAGCCTCCACCCCAGCCAGAGTGATGCCTCCCCCAGCCTCCACCCCAGCCAGAGTGATGCCTCCCCCAGCCTCCACCCCAGCCAGAGTGATGCCTCCCCCAGCCTCCACCCCAGCCAGAGTGATGCCTCCCCCAGCCTCCACCCCAGCCAGAGTGATGCCTCCCCCAGCCTCCACCCCAGCCAGAGTGATGCCTCCCCCAGCCTCCACCCCAGCCAGAGTGATGCCTCCCCCAgcctccacccccaccccagcCAGAGTGATGCCTTCCCCAGCCTCAACCTCCACCCCAACCAAAAGGATGCCTCCACcaacctccccctccatcccaaCCAAAGGAGAAACCATGTCCTACGAGGTCAAGAGCTACGGGGGGAAGACCAGAATGGTCACCCCATCCCACACCACCCCCTCCCCCGTTTCCACCCCTGATATCCTCACACACACCCCAGTGAGGTCCCCCAGCAAAGCTTTAGCCCCAGTGCCTTCTCCAGCCTCCAGACCTTTCCGCTATAGCACTCCCCCTAGCGCCAACAGGGTGGTGGCGTCTCCCACTTCTCCGGAGTCCCGGCCGAAGTCCATCTCCAAGCCATCCTTCCGCTCCCAGGGGATCACAGTGCAGTTCTCCGGACGGGGAGTGACGGATGAGTCGCGCAGAGAAGCTCTCCGGAAACTGGGACTGCTGAAAGACACTTTCTAA